A genomic stretch from Plasmodium cynomolgi strain B DNA, scaffold: 0266, whole genome shotgun sequence includes:
- a CDS encoding hypothetical protein (putative): MDGKNEDYDSFEQYSHNRDAYKQIRGRVADELDSFPKYIIAEPTNNDVFISMECLRLRKYLMNFGTKENCKQKNCCQYIKYLLNKSVRSDYKLNTSSFDIYKSYMNHENNNNNNNEIMNFCLPKIYYMDVGKYNKIDKLYAAYEKCQSFISNKGNTNSCLHAKICERAYNDIINPIYTNTGDTKFCKILKVLKDFLEGYEPQSTGDCNSRFS; encoded by the exons ATGGAtggtaaaaatgaagat TATGATTCCTTTGAGCAATATAGTCATAATCGTGATGCGTATAAGCAGATTCGAGGTAGGGTTGCAGATGAATTGGATTCATTTcctaaatatattattgCAGAACCAACAAACAATGATGTTTTTATTAGTATGGAATGCTTGAGACTAAGAAAATACTTGATGAATTTCGGTACTAAGGAAAATTgtaaacagaaaaattgtTGTCAATACATAAAATACTTGTTAAATAAAAGTGTACGCTCAGATTATAAGTTAAATACATCTAGTTTTGATATTTATAAATCTTATATGAACCATgagaataataataataataataatgagaTAATGAATTTCTGTTTAccgaaaatatattacatggATGTgggtaaatataataaaattgataaGTTATATGCTGCATACGAGAAATGTCAGTCTTTCATTTCTAATAAGGGTAATACTAATTCATGTCTTCATGCTAAAATATGCGAAAGAGCATATAATGATATTATTAATcctatatatacaaatacTGGTGATActaaattttgcaaaatattaaaagtTCTTAAGGATTTTCTTGAAGGGTATGAACCCCAATCAACAGGTGATTGCAATTCGAGATTTTCA